The nucleotide sequence TTCGGTGACGCGGACCGCGTTCTCGGTCGGCTCGATCTTGGAGCCATAGGTCCGCGCGTAAACCTGGGTAAATTCGGCGCCCAGGAACAAAATCTGGGTCGAATAGTAAATCCAGATCAGCAGCGCCACCAGAGAGCCGGCCGCGCCGTAGGTCGATTCGGTGGCGGCCTGACCCAGGTACCAGCCGATCAGGAACCGGCCGAGTGAAAACAAGGCGGCGGTCGCCGCCGCGCCGATCCAGACATCGCGCCAGCGCACCTTGGCGTCGGGCAAAATCTTGAAAATCATTGCGAATAAAACAGTGGTGACGCCAAAAGAGACCACAAAACTGATGGCGCGCCACATCTGTGTCTCGCCGTAAGCCGTGCCGACCGCCCATTGGCCTACCGCCGCTAATGCCGTGCTGATGAGCAGCGTAACCAACAATAGGAAACCGCTGCCCAGCACCATGGCGAATGAAAAGAAACGGTCGCGCAGCATTCCCCAGATCCCCCGGCCCGGTTTCGGTTGGACCTCCCAGATGGTGTTGAGCGCATCCTGCAACTGGCCGAACAACCCCCCGGCCGCCACCAGCAGCGTGACCACGCCGATGGCGGTGGCGATGAGACCGGTGGTGGGTTTGCGCGCGCCGTCAATCATCATCTCAAGGGCTTGTTGGCCGTTCTTGCCGATCAAGCCGCCAAGTTCGGTCAGAATGCTATGGCGCACGTGAGCTTCGTCAAAAAACAGGGCGGCCACCGCGATGGCGATGATCAGAAGCGGGGCCAGCGCGAAAATGGTGTAGTAAGCCAGCGCGGCGGCCAGGCGCGGCGCGCGGTCTTCGTCCCATGATTTGTAGGTTTCTTTCAGCAACTCCCAAGTTGTTGGCGTATTCATGGCTTTCCTTGATTCGGCGCTCGCTCGCCGAATCCGGGTAACGGATTAGGGCCGCTTGCGGCGGCTGGCCGCCTGATGCTGGCGTTTGCCGAGGTTCGTGGCAAGCGGGTTTTTGGGCGGCAAGCCGGTGTGCTGGGTCAAAAACAGTTGCGCGCCGTGCTTGCGGCCGGTCCGCGAGCCTTCCCCCCCGACCGTCCCGGTGCCGGCGGGTTGCCAGCTGGGGATCAAGTGGCGCTTGCCGTTGCCGATCAACTCCGTCCGACCCATGCGTTTGAGTGCCTCCCGCAACAGCGGCCAGTTTTCCGCATCGTGGTAGCGCAAGAAAGCCTTGTGCAACCGTCGCTGTTTGAGACCCTTCGGTGAGGCCACGAGTTCGCCCCGTTCGCGATGGATGCCTTTCAGTGGGTTGCGGCCGCTGTGATACATGGCGGTCGCCAGGGCCATCGGGCCGGGCAGGAAGGCTTGCACTTGATCGGCGCGAAAGCCGTTGCGCTTCAGCCATAGGGCGAGATTCAGCATATCCTCGTCGGTGGTGCCGGGGTGGGCGGCGATGAAGTAGGGGATCAGATATTGCTTCTTACCGGCTTCCTCGGAGAATTTCTCAAACAGCGCCTTGAACGTGTCGTAAGCGCCGAGGCCCGGCTTCATCATCTTGGTCAACGGCCCGGCTTCGGTGTGTTCGGGCGCGATCTTGAGGTAGCCGCCGACATGGTGGGTGACCAATTCGCGGACGTAGGCTGGATCGCGGATCGCCAGATCGTAGCGCAGCCCGGAGGCGATCAGGATTTTCTTGATGCCCGGCAGTGTCCGCGCCTTGCGATACAAGCCCGTCAGCGCGGCATGATCGGTGTTGAGGTTCGGGCAAATCTCGGGATAGACGCAGGATAGCTTGCGGCAGGCGCGTTCGATGTCCTGGGACTTGCAGGCCAGCCGATACATGTTGGCGGTCGGCCCGCCGAGGTCGGAAATCACCCCGGTAAAACCCGGCGTCCGGTCGCGGATGTCTTCGATTTCGCGCAGGATCGAGGCTTCGGAACGGGATTGGATAATGCGGCCTTCGTGTTCGGTGATCGAGCAGAAGGTGCAGCCGCCGAAGCAACCGCGCATGATGTTGACCGAAAATCGGATCATCTCGTAGGCTGGAATCCGCGCCTTTTCGTAGACGGGATGCGGCACGCGGGCGTAGGGCAGATCGAACACCGCGTCCAGTTCGGGGGTGGTGAGCGGCACCGGCGGCGGATTGAGCCAAACGTCGCGGTCGCCGTGGCGCTGGATCAGGGCGCGGGCGTTGCCGGGATTGGTTTCCAGGTGCAACAGCCGCGAGGCGTGGGCGTACAGCACCGGATCGTCCTTGACCTGCTCGTAAGCAGGCAGGCGAATGACGGTTTTGGCGCGGTCGTGGCGCGGCGGGCGGCGCTGGAACAGCACCGGTCGGGCATCGGTCGCGGCTGAAGTGACGCTGGCGCAGGCTTTTGGCGAGGCCGGCGCGTCCGCGTAGGGATCAGGATGAGGTTCGACGATTCCCGGCTGATCGATTTCGGTGGAGTCGATTTCCAGCCAATCCTCCGGCGCGCCTTTGCTGATGAATGCGGTGCCGCGCACGTCGCGAATCGTATTTGGTGATTCGCCGGCGGCGATGCGATGGGCGATCTCGACGATGGCGCGCTCGGCGTTGCCGTACAGCAGTAAGTCCGCTTTTGAGTCCAGCAGGAGCGAGCGGCGCACCTTGTCCGACCAATAGTCATAATGGGCGATCCGACGCAGCGAGGCTTCAATGCCGCCGATGATGATCGGCGCGTCGGGATAGGCTTCGCGACCGCGTTGGCTGTAAACGATCACCGCTCGGTCGGGCCGCTTGCCGCCTTCATCGTTCGGGGTGTAAGCGTCGTTGTGGCGCAACCGCCGATCCGAAGTGTAGCGGTTGACCATCGAATCCATGTTGCCCGCCGTGACCCCGAAAAACAGATTCGGCCGGCCCAAGGCGCGGAACGGTTCGGCGGAATTCCAGTCGGGTTGGGCGAGGATGCCGACCCGAAAACCCTGCGCTTCCAGCAGCCGACCGATGATCGCCATGCCGAAGCTGGGATGATCGACGTAAGCATCGCCGGTGACCAGGATGATATCGCAGCAATCCCAGCCGAGCGTGTCCATTTCGGCGCGCGACATCGGCAGAAAGGGCGCAATGCCGAAGCGGGCAGCCCAGTATTGACGGGGGGAAAACAATGGGATGGCGGCAGGCATGATTGTTCGGGTGGGACAGAGTCGGTTGTAAAGAAACCAATTCTATGAGAGGAAGGTCGCGCCGGGCCGGATCGTTTCGAAAATTTCCTTGGCGTGCGTTTCGATTTCGGCGGGGAGCAAGACCAGCGAGTCCGGGGGTAGGCCCAAGAGAGCGGCCGGTGACGCGACGTGTTCCAGAGCGTGTTCGATGGGCGCGGCATCAGTCTTAGGCTGCATGGCGTCCGCGATTTGGGCGGCGACGTGAAGGAGAGTGGCTTCCCGGCGGTGGTCAGAAGCTTTGCTGGGTTCTAGATGGTAGGCGATGGCGAGGTGCAAGTCATCCAAAAGCCGCCAGGACTTGAGCAGTTCGGCGCTCAAATCGGCATAGGTGAATCCAAAAATCTGGCGCTCGGCGGCGATGCGGGCCTGCTGGTCGGGTCCGGCGCGTTCCAGCACTTCGCGATAGCGGTCCGGGTATTGACTGTAAAAAATCAGTTTGCCAACTCCGTGCAACAGCCCGGCGATGAAGAAATGTTCGCCTTGACGGAGGTGCAGCCGTTGGGCCAAACCGCGCGCGGCGAGGCCGGTCATGATGCTGTGCTGCCAGAACCGATCCATGTTGATCTGATCCGCCGGCAAGCCTTCGAATAGCTCGACCGCGACGGTGGTGGTGATGAGGTTGCGCAACTCACGCTGGCCCAGCAGGACGATGGCCTGCGAGACGGTCTCCACCCGCCGTCGCGAGCCGTAGTAGGCGCTGTTGACCAGTCGCAGCAGACGCGCCGCCAGCCCCGGATCGCACAGGATCGCTTGCACCAGCTCTTCCGTTCGAGTATCCGGCTGGTTGATCAACTGGTTGACTCGAAGCACTACGTCGGGCAGGGAAAACAGCGTGTGGATGGTGCGTAGCAGGGATTTGGGATTCATAACCCCTTACTCGGAAGGTCGGCTCGCGGCAAGTTGATATCCACACGAATAAGTTTTTTAATCTCTGCGGGTCTAATTCTTTGCCGCGCGCGGCAATTATTAGTGCTGACCCGCCGCAAGCGGCGGGTCGTTCGCTACACCGTTACTTATCGGCCGGCCAACATTTGAAGGGTCTGAATAGGGCGAGTCACAGTGGCGATTTTTCCTGCCAAATCTTTGATTTGGCTTACCATAATCTCGCCTAACACCTCGGGTTATCAGCGCGCATATTAATTATGGACACTCATAATACACGCATATTCTTGTACCACTTTCCCACCAGCATTTGCAACATATACGGTAACATTGAAATTGATTCGAACGCTCGTGTTCGAGCTTAGAGGATAGACTATAGGAAGTAATCTTATGATTTTTTTCTGCTCCGATGCCAGCATTACGGTCCACACCTAAAGTCAAATTAGGGAGACGGCTCATGAGTATCTCCTTCAGAAATAAAGGTTAAGGTATTTATGGGCGGACATATACAAACCAGGAGCGTTTCCGGCCAACCATTACAGGAACAACATCGCTTACATCAACAGTCAAAAGGTATACTTTGCTGGCTTCTTCAAATATTTTTTTAGGGTTGAAAAAAGTAAGCTTAATATCCCAACAGTCCGACTCGGGACGACAAACTGGACTGCGTTCTACTATAGAAGATCCGAATTCTAACCCTTCTTGAAGGGCTTCTTTGAATATCTCCGCAACGAGTAAAGCATTTGAAGCAGCGTAGTTAATTGCGCGATCTTGAGGTGTGATGCCAAGATTGCGTAGCTCTTCATAGACACGGACGATGAAGTTTTCAACTCTTTTCTTGCATTCGGACGGCCTATCACTTTTTTCTTGATTAGCTGCGGCGTGAGCGCAAACCTTTTCAATTAGTTCTTGGGTATTCCAGCTGTACATACCTCGAAGGTCGGGATTGATAACGGGAATCATTTGTCCATTTTTCAATTTTATGTTCCCTACTATATAGCCAGGAACCGATACTCGCTCGACAGAATTATTGATCTGGTCATTCAGGAAGTTTCGTAGTTCTTTGTAGGCCTCTTGAGCAAAAGCACCTTCGGGTTTTATCGCATAAATAGGTACTGCATCCAAATTTAGCGTCCAGATAACTGAGGCGGCATCCCAAGGATTTTTTGTAAAATGGTTTAATAGTTGTTCGGGGTCATATGGGTTTGGGTCAACCTCGTTCTTGGGATCAGGTTTTTC is from Candidatus Competibacteraceae bacterium and encodes:
- a CDS encoding YihY/virulence factor BrkB family protein; protein product: MNTPTTWELLKETYKSWDEDRAPRLAAALAYYTIFALAPLLIIAIAVAALFFDEAHVRHSILTELGGLIGKNGQQALEMMIDGARKPTTGLIATAIGVVTLLVAAGGLFGQLQDALNTIWEVQPKPGRGIWGMLRDRFFSFAMVLGSGFLLLVTLLISTALAAVGQWAVGTAYGETQMWRAISFVVSFGVTTVLFAMIFKILPDAKVRWRDVWIGAAATAALFSLGRFLIGWYLGQAATESTYGAAGSLVALLIWIYYSTQILFLGAEFTQVYARTYGSKIEPTENAVRVTEPERIQQGMPSQEKVAAATAPHTVVSQASGALWPTTGTPVAGAILAFMVGVLLGWQRKPPPAR
- a CDS encoding YgiQ family radical SAM protein, which gives rise to MPAAIPLFSPRQYWAARFGIAPFLPMSRAEMDTLGWDCCDIILVTGDAYVDHPSFGMAIIGRLLEAQGFRVGILAQPDWNSAEPFRALGRPNLFFGVTAGNMDSMVNRYTSDRRLRHNDAYTPNDEGGKRPDRAVIVYSQRGREAYPDAPIIIGGIEASLRRIAHYDYWSDKVRRSLLLDSKADLLLYGNAERAIVEIAHRIAAGESPNTIRDVRGTAFISKGAPEDWLEIDSTEIDQPGIVEPHPDPYADAPASPKACASVTSAATDARPVLFQRRPPRHDRAKTVIRLPAYEQVKDDPVLYAHASRLLHLETNPGNARALIQRHGDRDVWLNPPPVPLTTPELDAVFDLPYARVPHPVYEKARIPAYEMIRFSVNIMRGCFGGCTFCSITEHEGRIIQSRSEASILREIEDIRDRTPGFTGVISDLGGPTANMYRLACKSQDIERACRKLSCVYPEICPNLNTDHAALTGLYRKARTLPGIKKILIASGLRYDLAIRDPAYVRELVTHHVGGYLKIAPEHTEAGPLTKMMKPGLGAYDTFKALFEKFSEEAGKKQYLIPYFIAAHPGTTDEDMLNLALWLKRNGFRADQVQAFLPGPMALATAMYHSGRNPLKGIHRERGELVASPKGLKQRRLHKAFLRYHDAENWPLLREALKRMGRTELIGNGKRHLIPSWQPAGTGTVGGEGSRTGRKHGAQLFLTQHTGLPPKNPLATNLGKRQHQAASRRKRP
- a CDS encoding HDOD domain-containing protein, with amino-acid sequence MNPKSLLRTIHTLFSLPDVVLRVNQLINQPDTRTEELVQAILCDPGLAARLLRLVNSAYYGSRRRVETVSQAIVLLGQRELRNLITTTVAVELFEGLPADQINMDRFWQHSIMTGLAARGLAQRLHLRQGEHFFIAGLLHGVGKLIFYSQYPDRYREVLERAGPDQQARIAAERQIFGFTYADLSAELLKSWRLLDDLHLAIAYHLEPSKASDHRREATLLHVAAQIADAMQPKTDAAPIEHALEHVASPAALLGLPPDSLVLLPAEIETHAKEIFETIRPGATFLS